From the genome of Nakamurella flavida, one region includes:
- the malQ gene encoding 4-alpha-glucanotransferase has protein sequence MSELDPAVRALAQAHGIATEFWDWRGQHTEVAHDTVTAVLAALDVPAGSEQEAQDSLAALHRAHWTRTLPAFLVGRQGHSVTCWVHVTHGDAVDIRVDLEDGGRRDDLVQLENWTPPEHVDGRDIGEASFALPADLPLGYHTVRVWSGGQEASTTVVITPAFLGFPARTGDRRTWGVATQLYSVRSAQSWGVGDLTDLTDLAVWAGSGHGAGYVLVNPLHAAEPVAPMEPSPYLPTTRRFANPLYLRVERIPEFADLASGDRDAVLALRTDVHTRLDDLDRIDRDTAWTAKSAALRIVHAAGRTPGRDIAYAAFQHREGPGLQSFALWCALATVHGPDWAHWPAGLRHPGSPEVAAFAGEHADEVDFQRWLQWCLDEQLGAAQAAAVDAGMTLGIVHDLAVGVHPRGADAWSLQDSYAAGVSVGAPPDAFNQAGQDWAQPPWRPDRLAELGYAPFRELVATVLRHAGGVRVDHIIGLFRLWWIPAGHEPTQGTYVRYDHEAMIGILALEAHRAGALVVGEDLGTVEPWVRDFLRERGILGTSILWFEFEYGAGPDGGDRPLRPEWWREYCLASVTTHDLPPTAGYLAGEHVRLRHRLGLLTRTLEDELAADGAEREAWLQTLRERGAVPADGEVSVEDLVIGLHRYLTWTPSRLLCVSLTDAVGDPRTQNQPGTIDEYPNWRVPLSGPDGTPIGLEDVLTSRRAARLFDTVRG, from the coding sequence GTGAGCGAACTGGATCCCGCGGTGCGCGCCCTGGCGCAGGCCCACGGCATCGCCACGGAGTTCTGGGACTGGCGGGGGCAGCACACCGAGGTCGCGCACGACACCGTCACCGCTGTGCTGGCCGCCCTGGACGTGCCGGCCGGATCGGAGCAGGAGGCGCAGGATTCGCTGGCCGCCCTCCACCGTGCGCACTGGACCCGCACCCTGCCCGCCTTCCTGGTCGGCCGGCAGGGGCACTCGGTGACCTGCTGGGTGCACGTCACCCACGGGGACGCGGTGGACATCCGGGTCGATCTCGAGGACGGCGGCCGCCGTGACGACCTGGTGCAGCTCGAGAACTGGACCCCACCGGAGCATGTGGACGGCCGGGACATCGGCGAGGCCAGCTTCGCCCTGCCCGCCGACCTGCCCCTGGGGTACCACACCGTGCGCGTGTGGTCGGGTGGACAGGAGGCCAGCACGACCGTCGTCATCACCCCCGCGTTCCTCGGCTTCCCCGCCCGTACCGGCGACCGGCGGACCTGGGGTGTGGCCACGCAGCTGTACAGCGTGCGGTCGGCCCAGTCCTGGGGTGTCGGCGACCTGACCGATCTCACCGACCTCGCCGTCTGGGCCGGCTCCGGCCACGGGGCGGGGTACGTGCTGGTTAACCCCCTGCACGCCGCGGAGCCGGTCGCCCCGATGGAACCCTCGCCCTACCTCCCGACCACCCGGCGCTTCGCCAACCCGCTGTACCTGCGGGTCGAGCGCATCCCGGAGTTCGCCGACCTCGCGTCCGGCGACCGCGACGCCGTCCTCGCCCTGCGCACCGACGTGCACACCCGGCTGGACGATCTCGACCGGATCGACCGGGACACCGCATGGACGGCCAAGTCGGCGGCGCTGCGCATCGTGCACGCCGCCGGCCGGACCCCCGGCCGGGACATCGCCTACGCGGCCTTCCAGCACCGGGAGGGCCCGGGGCTGCAGAGCTTCGCCCTGTGGTGCGCGCTGGCCACGGTGCACGGGCCGGACTGGGCGCACTGGCCCGCCGGGCTCCGGCACCCGGGCTCCCCGGAGGTGGCGGCGTTCGCCGGCGAGCACGCCGACGAGGTGGACTTCCAGCGGTGGCTGCAGTGGTGCCTGGACGAACAGCTCGGCGCCGCGCAGGCCGCCGCGGTCGACGCGGGGATGACGCTGGGCATCGTGCACGACCTGGCCGTCGGGGTGCACCCACGCGGTGCCGACGCCTGGAGCCTGCAGGACAGCTACGCCGCCGGGGTCAGCGTCGGCGCCCCGCCGGACGCCTTCAACCAGGCCGGGCAGGACTGGGCACAACCGCCGTGGCGGCCGGACCGGCTGGCCGAGCTCGGGTACGCGCCGTTCCGGGAACTGGTCGCCACCGTGCTGCGCCACGCCGGCGGGGTCCGCGTCGACCACATCATCGGGTTGTTCCGGCTGTGGTGGATCCCGGCCGGGCACGAGCCCACCCAGGGCACCTACGTCCGGTACGACCACGAGGCGATGATCGGCATCCTGGCCCTGGAGGCCCATCGGGCGGGCGCCCTGGTGGTCGGCGAGGACCTGGGCACGGTCGAGCCGTGGGTCCGTGACTTCCTCCGCGAACGCGGCATTCTCGGCACGTCCATCCTGTGGTTCGAGTTCGAGTACGGCGCCGGACCGGACGGCGGCGACCGGCCGCTGCGTCCCGAGTGGTGGCGGGAGTACTGCCTGGCCTCGGTGACCACCCACGACCTGCCGCCCACCGCCGGGTACCTGGCCGGGGAGCACGTCCGGCTGCGGCACCGGCTCGGCCTGCTCACCCGCACGCTGGAGGACGAACTGGCCGCGGACGGCGCCGAGCGGGAGGCGTGGTTGCAGACCCTGCGCGAGCGCGGCGCCGTCCCCGCCGACGGCGAGGTGAGCGTCGAGGACCTGGTGATCGGTCTGCACCGCTACCTGACCTGGACGCCGTCCCGTCTGCTCTGCGTCTCGCTGACCGACGCGGTGGGCGACCCCCGGACGCAGAACCAGCCGGGGACGATCGACGAGTACCCGAACTGGCGGGTGCCGTTGTCCGGCCCGGACGGCACACCGATCGGCCTCGAGGACGTGCTGACGAGCCGCCGGGCTGCCCGGCTCTTCGACACCGTGCGCGGGTGA
- a CDS encoding YitT family protein, protein MSASTDRPVRPVPARSPLHHSVLDDTLGLLTGTVLAALGLFLLTASHAVTGGTAGVALLVSYATPLPFGALFFLVNLPFFVLAVRAKGWAFTVRSAVCVAAVSVLSALLPSVIGLEHLNPVVGVLLGNLLVGVALLVLFRHHTSLGGFGILALVVQERTGWRAGYVQMALDVVVVLTALAVVPPGNVLISAAGAIVLNLVLALNHRPGRYQDR, encoded by the coding sequence ATGAGCGCGTCGACCGATCGCCCGGTCCGGCCCGTTCCCGCCCGCTCCCCCCTGCACCACTCCGTGCTGGACGACACGCTGGGCCTGCTGACCGGCACCGTGCTCGCCGCGCTCGGCCTGTTCCTGCTCACCGCCAGCCATGCCGTCACCGGGGGGACCGCCGGGGTGGCCCTGCTCGTCAGCTACGCCACGCCGCTGCCGTTCGGGGCGCTGTTCTTCCTGGTCAACCTGCCGTTCTTCGTGCTCGCCGTCCGGGCCAAGGGGTGGGCCTTCACGGTGCGCTCGGCGGTGTGCGTGGCGGCGGTGTCCGTGCTGTCGGCCCTGCTGCCGTCGGTCATCGGGCTGGAGCACCTGAACCCGGTGGTGGGCGTCCTGCTGGGCAACCTGCTGGTCGGGGTGGCGCTGCTCGTCCTGTTCCGGCACCACACCAGCCTGGGCGGCTTCGGCATCCTGGCCCTGGTCGTGCAGGAGCGGACGGGGTGGCGCGCCGGGTACGTGCAGATGGCACTGGACGTGGTGGTGGTGCTCACCGCCCTGGCCGTGGTCCCCCCGGGGAACGTGCTGATCTCCGCGGCCGGCGCGATCGTGCTCAACCTGGTCCTGGCCCTGAACCACCGGCCCGGTCGCTACCAGGATCGCTGA
- a CDS encoding histidinol-phosphate transaminase: MTSPATSPPATTAGLTEPGLRAPVLRAAVRALPAYVAGRRAATPGTAALAANESHHAPLPSVLRAVRDAAGALNRYPDPACVDLREALAGHLSVGADEIAVGPGSVGVLQQILTTVCDHGDEVVFAWRSFEAYPILTGIAGATGVRVPLRADESHDLAAMAAAVTDRTRVIVLCSPNNPTGTPIPAADLDAFLARVPTRVLVVLDEAYVEFVPPAGTSDVADVAEPVDALAVYRAHRNVCVLRTFSKAHGLAGLRVGYAVARPTLAAGLRSTALPFGVSALAQRAAIASLAAADEMAVRVADLDRERTRVVAVLRAAGWAVPETHANFVFLRLSDPDRLRVTRGFDDAEILVRGYPGDGVRITLGAPADNDRVVAVLTHPAVLRSHHPTDPEPTAAAAPTGTALAGSAR, from the coding sequence ATGACCTCCCCCGCCACCTCTCCCCCCGCCACCACCGCGGGGCTCACCGAGCCGGGCCTGCGCGCCCCCGTGCTGCGTGCGGCGGTGCGGGCGTTGCCCGCGTACGTCGCCGGACGTCGGGCAGCCACCCCGGGCACCGCCGCCCTGGCCGCCAACGAAAGCCACCACGCACCCCTGCCGTCGGTGCTCCGTGCGGTGCGCGACGCGGCGGGGGCACTGAACCGGTACCCGGACCCGGCCTGCGTGGACCTGCGCGAGGCGCTCGCCGGCCACCTGTCCGTCGGTGCCGACGAGATCGCGGTGGGCCCCGGGTCGGTCGGTGTCCTGCAGCAGATCCTGACCACGGTGTGCGACCACGGTGACGAGGTCGTCTTCGCGTGGCGGTCGTTCGAGGCGTACCCGATCCTCACCGGGATCGCCGGCGCGACGGGTGTCCGGGTGCCGCTGCGGGCCGACGAGTCGCACGACCTGGCGGCCATGGCCGCGGCCGTCACCGACCGCACACGCGTCATCGTGCTGTGCTCCCCGAACAATCCGACCGGTACCCCGATCCCGGCCGCGGACCTCGACGCGTTCCTGGCCCGGGTGCCCACCCGGGTGCTGGTGGTGCTGGACGAGGCGTACGTCGAGTTCGTCCCGCCGGCCGGCACCTCCGACGTGGCGGACGTCGCCGAGCCGGTGGATGCCCTGGCCGTCTACCGCGCGCACCGGAATGTCTGCGTGCTGCGGACGTTCTCCAAGGCGCACGGCCTGGCGGGCCTGCGGGTGGGCTACGCGGTGGCCCGACCGACCCTGGCCGCAGGGCTGCGCAGCACCGCGCTGCCGTTCGGGGTCAGCGCCCTGGCCCAACGGGCGGCGATCGCCTCGCTGGCCGCCGCCGACGAGATGGCCGTCCGGGTCGCCGATCTCGACCGTGAGCGCACCCGGGTGGTCGCCGTCCTGCGGGCCGCCGGGTGGGCCGTCCCGGAGACCCACGCCAACTTCGTCTTCCTGCGGCTGTCCGACCCGGACCGGCTCCGGGTCACCCGGGGTTTCGACGATGCGGAGATCCTGGTCCGCGGCTACCCCGGTGACGGGGTCCGGATCACCCTGGGCGCGCCGGCCGACAACGACCGGGTGGTCGCCGTCCTCACCCACCCGGCCGTGCTCCGGTCGCACCACCCCACCGACCCCGAACCCACCGCCGCCGCCGCACCGACCGGCACCGCACTCGCCGGGTCCGCCCGATGA
- a CDS encoding Lrp/AsnC family transcriptional regulator has translation MTRLDALDARLLLALEVDPDATALSLSRSLGIARNTVHARLRRMTETGALRGSSLRVDPAALGYPLVAFVSIALSQSDGSFSVAGLRGIPEVVEIHSTTGEADLLVKVVARDTADLLRITTGMLGVRGVTRTNTTVSLVETMPLRLTALLDRAARPDG, from the coding sequence GTGACGAGGTTGGATGCCCTGGATGCCCGGTTGCTGCTGGCGCTGGAGGTCGACCCGGACGCCACCGCGTTGTCGCTGTCCCGGTCGTTGGGCATCGCGCGCAACACCGTGCACGCCCGCCTCCGGCGGATGACCGAGACCGGCGCGTTGCGGGGGTCCAGTCTCCGGGTCGATCCGGCCGCCCTCGGCTACCCCCTGGTCGCGTTCGTCTCCATCGCACTGAGCCAGTCCGACGGTTCGTTCTCCGTCGCCGGCCTGCGCGGCATCCCCGAGGTGGTGGAGATCCACTCCACGACGGGCGAGGCCGATCTGCTGGTCAAGGTGGTCGCCCGGGACACCGCCGACCTGCTGCGCATCACCACCGGGATGCTCGGCGTGCGCGGGGTGACCAGGACGAACACCACGGTCAGCCTGGTGGAGACCATGCCGCTGCGCCTGACCGCCCTGCTCGACCGGGCCGCCCGCCCCGACGGCTGA
- a CDS encoding DNA/RNA non-specific endonuclease codes for MTSAPPPAPQDPAAIPAAAGSGYDPAFLGVPVPLPAAAGRPTRVLPSTHFSVVMDLQRRLAAVTAVNIDGAALRDLDRAGIDWELDPRLPADQQAGPELYRDNDLDRGHLVRRRDPVWGGAAEAARANAETFRYTNAAPQAADFNQGKELWLGLEDQLLGTAESGGRRLSVFTGPVLAPADPLYRGIRIPLRFFKVAVVAVDTVDGADTVDTADTVAPSPGVTVAGLASAGYLLDQSELVDLAEPGSVRSRADGPPLGAYRTFQVPVADIAALTGLDFGALSEVDVLAPVGAGVREVDPSRWVPLTGPQDVILPG; via the coding sequence ATGACCTCTGCCCCTCCCCCGGCCCCGCAGGACCCCGCCGCGATCCCGGCCGCGGCCGGGTCGGGATACGACCCGGCCTTCCTCGGGGTCCCCGTCCCGCTGCCTGCCGCCGCCGGCCGGCCGACCAGAGTGCTGCCGTCCACGCACTTCTCGGTGGTGATGGACCTGCAGCGACGGCTGGCCGCGGTCACCGCCGTCAACATCGACGGCGCCGCCCTGCGCGACTTGGACCGGGCCGGCATCGACTGGGAGCTCGATCCCCGTCTGCCGGCCGACCAGCAGGCCGGGCCGGAGCTGTACCGCGACAACGACCTGGACCGCGGCCACCTGGTCCGCCGCCGTGACCCGGTGTGGGGCGGGGCCGCCGAGGCGGCCCGGGCGAACGCCGAGACGTTCCGGTACACCAATGCCGCCCCGCAGGCCGCGGACTTCAACCAGGGCAAGGAACTGTGGCTGGGGCTGGAGGACCAGCTGCTGGGCACGGCCGAATCGGGTGGACGGCGGTTGTCGGTGTTCACCGGGCCGGTCCTGGCCCCGGCGGACCCGCTGTACCGGGGGATCCGCATCCCGCTGCGCTTCTTCAAGGTCGCGGTCGTGGCGGTCGACACGGTGGACGGGGCGGACACAGTGGACACGGCGGACACGGTGGCGCCGAGCCCGGGGGTGACGGTGGCCGGTCTCGCGTCGGCGGGCTATCTGCTGGACCAGAGCGAGCTGGTCGACCTGGCCGAACCCGGCAGCGTGCGCTCGCGAGCGGACGGCCCGCCGCTCGGGGCCTACCGCACCTTCCAGGTCCCGGTGGCCGACATCGCCGCCCTCACCGGTCTCGATTTCGGCGCGCTGTCCGAGGTCGACGTCCTGGCCCCGGTGGGCGCCGGGGTGCGGGAGGTGGACCCGAGCCGCTGGGTGCCACTGACCGGGCCGCAGGACGTGATCCTGCCCGGTTGA
- a CDS encoding cold-shock protein — MAQGTVKWFNAEKGFGFITPAQGGPDVFVHYSEIQSGGYRSLDENQQVSYEVTQGAKGPQATGVTVI; from the coding sequence ATGGCCCAGGGAACCGTCAAGTGGTTCAACGCTGAAAAGGGCTTCGGCTTCATCACCCCCGCGCAGGGTGGGCCCGACGTCTTCGTCCACTACTCGGAGATCCAGTCCGGCGGGTACCGCTCGCTCGACGAGAACCAGCAGGTCTCGTACGAGGTGACCCAGGGCGCCAAGGGCCCCCAGGCCACCGGCGTCACCGTCATCTGA
- a CDS encoding diacylglycerol/lipid kinase family protein, giving the protein MTQHDTVSPGDRQRRESGPLRCTVIVNPVRVTDIDERRAVVDAELAAAGWPAAHWVETTESDPGAGQARQAVADGYDVVFACGGDGTVRSCVEGLAGSDAALAVLPAGTGNLLAANLSLPDDPAEGVRLAVERGRRRMDVGEVDGQVFAVMAGMGFDAQLLDSASTKLKSVIGSPAYVVSALKHLRDRSMQVEIRIDDDAPMRRSARSVLVGNVGRLQGGVRLLPDAEPDNGQLEVAILAPRNLAHWVALAWGVLRRRKRVPNMEVLRGRHIVVTSERSEPREMDGDVIEPGRVLDVRVRPGALWLCVPQPDRTPDMAQRA; this is encoded by the coding sequence ATGACCCAGCACGACACCGTCAGTCCCGGCGATCGCCAGCGACGGGAGTCCGGTCCGCTGCGCTGCACCGTCATCGTCAACCCGGTGCGGGTCACCGACATCGACGAACGACGGGCGGTGGTCGACGCCGAGCTGGCGGCCGCCGGCTGGCCCGCGGCGCACTGGGTGGAGACCACCGAGTCCGATCCCGGCGCCGGCCAGGCGCGTCAGGCCGTCGCGGACGGGTACGACGTCGTCTTCGCCTGCGGAGGCGACGGCACCGTCCGCTCGTGCGTCGAGGGCCTGGCGGGAAGCGATGCGGCCCTGGCCGTTCTCCCCGCCGGTACCGGAAACCTGTTGGCCGCCAATCTGTCCCTGCCCGACGACCCCGCCGAGGGCGTCCGGCTGGCCGTGGAGCGGGGCCGCCGTCGGATGGACGTCGGGGAGGTCGACGGTCAGGTCTTCGCCGTCATGGCCGGGATGGGTTTCGACGCACAGCTTCTCGATTCCGCGTCCACCAAGCTCAAGTCCGTGATCGGCTCGCCCGCGTACGTGGTCAGCGCCCTGAAGCATCTGCGCGACCGGTCGATGCAGGTGGAGATCCGCATCGACGACGACGCCCCGATGCGCCGGTCCGCGCGGTCCGTCCTCGTGGGCAACGTCGGGCGTCTGCAGGGCGGGGTCCGCCTGCTGCCCGACGCCGAACCCGACAACGGTCAGCTGGAGGTGGCGATCCTCGCCCCGCGGAACCTCGCCCACTGGGTGGCGTTGGCCTGGGGCGTGCTCCGCCGACGGAAGCGGGTGCCGAACATGGAGGTGCTCCGCGGGCGCCACATCGTGGTCACCAGCGAACGGTCCGAACCCCGCGAGATGGACGGCGACGTCATCGAGCCCGGCCGGGTGCTCGACGTCCGGGTGCGGCCCGGTGCGTTGTGGCTGTGCGTGCCGCAGCCGGACCGCACGCCCGACATGGCCCAGCGCGCCTGA
- a CDS encoding alpha/beta fold hydrolase, whose translation MTAGAGDMQQVRQVREIDVPVRGGPLRVGIWEPTGAHRTDPGGADSGSGVTTVLAIHGITSSHRAFLALARAVPDIRLVAPDLRGRAGSADLPGPWGLGTHAEDVAVVLERCTAGPVVVVGHSMGAFVAVLLAHARPDLVRSLVLVDGGVPFPLPDGVDAQQQMLSTLGPAADRLSQTFPDRESYRAFWRAHPALGTHFSPDISDFADHDLVGEPPEMHPSTRREAMLADGVELFGEGPVAAAWRAGLPPVRFLWAPRGLTDQPPGLYPRATIDAAADRAGFTVRETPDNHYTVLMTDDGAGRVAAAVREALAG comes from the coding sequence ATGACGGCGGGAGCGGGCGACATGCAGCAGGTGCGGCAGGTCCGGGAGATCGACGTACCGGTGCGGGGCGGGCCGCTCCGGGTCGGCATCTGGGAACCGACCGGAGCCCACCGGACCGACCCGGGCGGCGCGGACAGCGGGAGCGGTGTCACCACGGTGCTGGCCATCCACGGCATCACCTCCTCGCACCGGGCCTTCCTGGCGCTGGCTCGTGCCGTACCCGACATCCGGCTCGTGGCACCGGATCTCCGCGGGCGGGCCGGGTCGGCCGACCTGCCGGGGCCGTGGGGACTGGGCACCCACGCGGAGGACGTCGCCGTGGTGCTCGAGCGGTGCACCGCCGGGCCGGTCGTCGTCGTCGGACATTCCATGGGCGCGTTCGTCGCGGTCCTCCTGGCCCACGCCCGCCCCGATCTCGTGCGCTCCCTGGTGCTGGTCGACGGCGGGGTCCCCTTCCCACTGCCGGACGGTGTGGACGCGCAGCAGCAGATGCTGTCCACGTTGGGACCGGCGGCCGATCGGCTCTCGCAGACCTTCCCGGACCGGGAGAGCTACCGGGCCTTCTGGCGGGCCCATCCCGCGCTGGGCACGCACTTCTCCCCCGACATCAGCGATTTCGCCGACCACGACCTGGTCGGCGAACCACCCGAGATGCATCCGAGCACCCGGCGCGAGGCGATGCTGGCCGACGGCGTCGAGCTCTTCGGCGAGGGCCCGGTGGCCGCGGCGTGGCGCGCCGGACTGCCCCCGGTCCGGTTCCTGTGGGCACCCCGCGGCCTGACCGACCAACCGCCCGGGCTGTATCCGCGCGCGACGATCGACGCCGCCGCCGACCGGGCGGGGTTCACCGTGCGGGAGACCCCGGACAACCACTACACGGTGCTGATGACCGACGACGGGGCGGGCCGGGTCGCTGCCGCGGTCCGCGAGGCCCTGGCCGGGTGA
- a CDS encoding SDR family oxidoreductase, translating into MTDAVAAASPIAPRRPRRVLVTGGASGIGRACAEALAALGDQVTVADLDAAAATDVAEQIGGRAWVVDLAHTAALDDLSLDVDVLVNCAGLQRVAPVHEFSPADFRLLHAVMLEAPFLLIRACLPGMYERGWGRIVNLSSVHGLVASEFKVGYVAAKHGLEGLSKAVALEGGPHGVTSNCVNPGYVRTPLVTRQIADQARLHGIDEDRVITDVLLAESANKRLVEPGEVAGLVVFLVGEHSGMINGASYAMDGGWTAR; encoded by the coding sequence ATGACCGACGCGGTCGCCGCCGCCTCCCCCATCGCCCCGCGCCGACCGCGCCGGGTCCTGGTCACCGGCGGCGCGAGCGGGATCGGTCGGGCCTGCGCCGAGGCCCTCGCCGCCCTCGGCGACCAGGTCACGGTGGCCGACCTCGACGCCGCGGCCGCCACCGACGTGGCCGAGCAGATCGGCGGCCGGGCATGGGTGGTCGATCTGGCCCACACCGCCGCCCTGGACGACCTCTCCTTGGACGTCGACGTGCTGGTCAACTGCGCCGGACTGCAGAGGGTGGCGCCGGTGCACGAGTTCTCCCCCGCCGACTTCCGGCTCCTGCACGCCGTCATGCTCGAAGCGCCGTTCCTGCTCATCCGCGCCTGCCTGCCCGGCATGTACGAGCGGGGATGGGGTCGCATCGTCAACCTGTCCTCCGTGCACGGACTCGTCGCCTCGGAGTTCAAGGTCGGATACGTGGCGGCCAAGCACGGTCTCGAGGGGCTGAGCAAGGCCGTCGCCCTGGAGGGCGGGCCGCACGGCGTCACCAGCAACTGCGTCAACCCCGGTTACGTCCGCACCCCGTTGGTCACCCGGCAGATCGCCGACCAGGCCCGCCTGCACGGGATCGACGAGGACCGGGTGATCACGGACGTCCTGTTGGCCGAGTCCGCGAACAAGCGCCTGGTGGAGCCGGGTGAGGTCGCGGGGCTGGTGGTGTTCCTGGTCGGCGAGCACAGCGGCATGATCAACGGGGCCTCCTACGCGATGGACGGCGGGTGGACGGCTCGATGA
- a CDS encoding HNH endonuclease — protein MDLILLRDGDRCCWCATPFGRLTRPTTDHLVPRVKGGPSWLENEVAACPRCNGQRGHRSPTDWATQCEQLGRTPDRDALARQLHALLEAIDRRGGQRRARQYALAQLRRITRG, from the coding sequence ATGGATCTGATCCTGCTCCGCGACGGGGACCGGTGCTGCTGGTGCGCAACACCGTTCGGACGACTGACCCGGCCGACCACCGACCACCTGGTGCCGCGGGTCAAGGGCGGCCCCTCCTGGTTGGAGAACGAGGTCGCCGCCTGCCCCCGGTGCAACGGGCAGCGGGGCCACCGGTCGCCGACCGACTGGGCGACGCAGTGCGAACAACTGGGTCGCACCCCCGACCGGGACGCCCTGGCCCGCCAGCTGCACGCCCTGCTGGAGGCCATCGACCGGCGCGGCGGGCAACGCCGGGCCCGTCAGTACGCCCTGGCCCAACTCCGGCGGATCACCCGGGGCTGA
- a CDS encoding MarR family winged helix-turn-helix transcriptional regulator has protein sequence MLPTPSSAQPAPAAPPAVSGASAPTAPTPPVAPAAPAAQDPARTVAPGHDHRHAGESLPDAFWSVARRLRETFRETTAPWEITPAQARALVVLLRRGSIRLSDLSADLRIAPRSATEVVDALADRGLVARGPDPTDRRAVLVTVTPAGHAAGAAIGEARAAEADRFFAALPEADRLELHRLLRALLP, from the coding sequence GTGCTCCCCACTCCATCGTCCGCGCAGCCCGCGCCGGCGGCACCGCCCGCCGTGTCCGGGGCATCCGCACCGACGGCACCCACCCCTCCGGTCGCGCCGGCGGCTCCGGCCGCGCAGGACCCTGCCCGTACGGTCGCGCCGGGACACGATCACCGGCACGCAGGCGAGTCCCTGCCGGATGCGTTCTGGTCCGTCGCCCGTCGCCTGCGTGAGACCTTCCGGGAGACGACCGCACCCTGGGAGATCACCCCGGCCCAGGCCCGGGCACTGGTGGTGCTCCTGCGCCGGGGAAGCATCCGGCTCAGCGATCTGTCGGCCGATCTGCGCATCGCCCCGCGCTCGGCCACCGAGGTCGTCGACGCCCTGGCCGACCGCGGACTGGTGGCCCGCGGGCCCGACCCGACCGACCGCCGGGCCGTTCTCGTCACGGTGACCCCGGCCGGTCACGCCGCCGGGGCGGCCATCGGCGAGGCCCGGGCAGCGGAGGCCGACCGGTTCTTCGCCGCCCTGCCCGAGGCGGACCGGCTCGAACTCCACCGCCTGCTCCGGGCGTTGCTGCCCTGA